The following are from one region of the Nostoc cf. commune SO-36 genome:
- a CDS encoding Uma2 family endonuclease produces MTVEEYLEWEPQQDLRYEYANGEVFAMTGGTIPHNDIALNLYRPLYPHLRSRGCRANVSDVKVQLTPQSRYYYPDVIVSCDPEDLNARKFIQHPKLIAEVLSPSTSAKDRDEKFTYYLTIPSLQEYILIDSEKISVERYCRGEGRMWLYYPYTAGDIVTLSSIEFECPIELLYEGVLFNTEE; encoded by the coding sequence ATGACCGTTGAGGAATATCTGGAATGGGAACCTCAGCAAGACCTTCGCTACGAATATGCAAATGGCGAAGTATTTGCCATGACAGGCGGTACAATTCCCCATAATGACATTGCACTAAATCTCTACAGACCTTTGTACCCTCATTTGCGTTCCAGAGGTTGTCGAGCGAATGTGTCAGACGTGAAAGTGCAACTCACTCCTCAGAGTCGCTACTATTATCCTGATGTTATTGTCAGTTGCGACCCTGAAGACCTTAATGCCCGCAAATTTATTCAACATCCCAAGCTGATTGCTGAAGTTCTTTCGCCAAGTACAAGTGCTAAAGATCGGGATGAAAAATTTACTTATTATTTGACAATCCCCAGTTTGCAAGAATATATCTTGATTGACTCGGAAAAAATCTCCGTTGAGCGTTACTGTCGGGGAGAGGGTAGGATGTGGCTTTACTATCCTTACACGGCTGGAGATATCGTCACTCTATCGAGCATTGAATTTGAGTGTCCGATTGAACTGTTGTATGAAGGTGTTCTATTTAACACTGAAGAATAA
- the nifB gene encoding nitrogenase cofactor biosynthesis protein NifB, translating into MTSPSTRLLNSNATESPTQAKSGGCGCDSTTSTTVERDEKLQERIAKHPCYSEDAHHHYARMHVAVAPACNIQCNYCNRKYDCANESRPGVVSELLTPEEAAHKALVIGGKIPQMTVVGIAGPGDPLANPEKTFRTFELIAEQAPDIKLCLSTNGLMLPDYIDRIKQLNIDHVTITINMVDPEIGALIYPWVHYRRKRYRGLEGAKILHERQMEGLQALKDADILCKVNSVMIPGINDHHLVEVNRVIREKGAFLHNIMPLISAPEHGTHFGLTGQRGPTPKELKEVQDNCSGNMKMMRHCRQCRADAVGLLGEDRSQEFSKEKFLEMAPEYDMEQRATVHEGIEKFKEELKVAKDKALAGKKIANSPKILVAVATKGGGLVNQHFGHAKEFQIYEVGGDEVRFVSHRKIDQYCQGGYGEEASFEHIMKAIADCKAVLVSKIGNCPQEKLQEAGIKTVEAYDVIEKVALEFYEQYVKELGNN; encoded by the coding sequence ATGACATCACCGTCTACACGACTCCTCAACTCCAACGCTACGGAATCGCCAACCCAAGCAAAATCAGGTGGTTGCGGCTGTGACAGCACCACCAGCACCACCGTGGAAAGGGACGAAAAGCTCCAAGAACGAATTGCTAAACATCCCTGCTACAGCGAAGACGCTCATCACCACTATGCCCGGATGCACGTTGCAGTTGCACCAGCTTGCAACATTCAATGCAACTATTGCAACCGCAAATATGATTGCGCTAACGAAAGCCGCCCTGGAGTAGTTAGCGAATTGCTAACACCAGAAGAAGCAGCACACAAAGCTTTGGTCATTGGTGGTAAGATTCCCCAAATGACAGTTGTGGGAATTGCCGGCCCTGGCGACCCATTGGCGAACCCAGAAAAAACTTTCCGCACATTTGAGTTGATTGCAGAGCAAGCACCAGATATCAAGCTTTGCTTATCAACCAATGGTTTAATGCTGCCAGACTACATCGATCGCATTAAACAATTAAATATAGATCACGTTACGATCACCATTAACATGGTAGATCCAGAGATCGGTGCATTGATTTATCCTTGGGTTCACTACAGACGTAAGCGTTACAGAGGACTTGAAGGTGCAAAAATCCTCCACGAAAGACAGATGGAAGGATTGCAAGCCCTGAAAGATGCTGACATCTTGTGCAAAGTCAACTCCGTGATGATTCCCGGAATTAATGACCATCACTTAGTCGAAGTGAATCGAGTCATTCGTGAGAAAGGTGCATTCTTGCACAACATCATGCCATTGATTTCTGCACCAGAACATGGCACACACTTCGGTTTAACTGGTCAACGTGGCCCCACACCCAAAGAACTTAAAGAAGTTCAAGACAACTGCTCCGGTAACATGAAAATGATGCGTCACTGTCGCCAGTGCCGTGCCGATGCAGTAGGATTATTAGGAGAAGACCGCAGCCAAGAATTTTCCAAAGAGAAATTCTTGGAAATGGCTCCCGAATATGACATGGAACAACGCGCTACCGTTCACGAAGGGATTGAGAAGTTTAAAGAAGAACTTAAAGTAGCCAAAGATAAAGCGCTAGCTGGTAAGAAAATTGCCAACAGTCCTAAAATCTTAGTTGCAGTAGCAACCAAAGGCGGCGGATTGGTTAACCAACACTTCGGTCATGCTAAAGAATTCCAAATTTACGAAGTGGGTGGGGACGAAGTTCGCTTTGTCAGTCACCGCAAAATTGACCAATACTGCCAAGGTGGATACGGCGAAGAAGCTTCTTTTGAGCATATTATGAAAGCGATCGCAGATTGCAAAGCAGTTTTAGTCTCCAAGATTGGTAACTGTCCTCAAGAAAAATTGCAAGAAGCTGGAATCAAGACTGTTGAAGCTTACGACGTAATTGAAAAGGTTGCTTTGGAGTTCTACGAGCAATACGTTAAGGAATTAGGGAATAACTAA
- a CDS encoding 4Fe-4S binding protein, producing MAYQILTSQCISCNLCLTVCPTNAIKVVDGQHWIDPELCTNCVGSIHTVPQCKAGCPTCNGCVKQPSDYWEGWFANYNRVVAKLTNKQDYWELWFQSYSQKYSEQLQKRQSQTMGAEA from the coding sequence ATGGCTTACCAAATTCTTACTAGCCAGTGTATTTCCTGCAATCTCTGTCTAACGGTATGTCCCACAAATGCAATTAAAGTGGTTGATGGACAGCACTGGATTGACCCTGAACTTTGTACAAATTGTGTTGGTAGCATTCATACCGTCCCTCAGTGCAAAGCTGGTTGTCCCACCTGCAACGGTTGCGTTAAGCAGCCTAGCGATTATTGGGAAGGCTGGTTTGCTAATTACAACCGCGTAGTCGCTAAATTAACAAATAAACAAGATTACTGGGAACTTTGGTTTCAAAGCTATTCTCAGAAATACTCAGAACAGTTGCAAAAGCGCCAATCCCAAACAATGGGTGCAGAAGCTTAA
- the nifU gene encoding Fe-S cluster assembly protein NifU, with translation MWDYTDKVLELFYDPKNQGEIEETGEAGVKVATGEIGSIACGDALRLHLKVEVESDKILDARFQTFGCTSAIASSSALTEMVKGLTLDEALKVSNKDIADYLGGLPEAKMHCSVMGQEALEAAIYNYRGIPLATHDDDDEGALVCSCFGISESKIRRVILENHLTDAEQVTNYVKAGGGCGSCLANIDDIIRSVQQEYASPALNNYGVKVATEIVTSKERALTNVQKIALIQKVLDEEVRPVLIADGGDVELYDVEGDRVKVVLQGACGSCSSSTATLKIAIEARLQDRVSKSLVVEAV, from the coding sequence ATGTGGGACTACACCGATAAAGTATTAGAACTGTTTTACGATCCCAAGAATCAGGGAGAAATTGAAGAAACGGGCGAAGCTGGAGTTAAGGTTGCAACGGGCGAAATCGGTAGTATTGCTTGCGGCGATGCTCTGAGATTGCACCTGAAAGTGGAAGTAGAATCTGATAAGATTCTAGATGCTCGCTTTCAAACCTTTGGTTGTACTAGTGCGATCGCATCTTCTAGTGCATTAACTGAAATGGTCAAAGGTTTAACCTTAGATGAAGCTCTGAAAGTGTCCAATAAAGACATTGCAGATTACCTTGGTGGTTTGCCAGAAGCAAAGATGCATTGCTCTGTCATGGGACAAGAAGCCCTAGAAGCCGCTATCTACAATTATCGTGGCATTCCTCTCGCTACCCACGATGATGATGATGAAGGTGCATTAGTTTGCAGTTGCTTTGGCATCAGCGAATCTAAAATTCGTCGCGTGATTCTAGAAAATCACCTCACGGATGCCGAACAAGTAACAAATTATGTAAAAGCTGGTGGCGGATGCGGTTCCTGTCTGGCGAACATTGATGATATTATTAGATCAGTTCAACAGGAATACGCCTCACCTGCTCTCAACAATTACGGCGTAAAAGTTGCCACAGAAATTGTTACATCTAAGGAACGAGCGCTAACAAACGTCCAAAAGATTGCTCTAATTCAAAAGGTTCTTGATGAAGAAGTCAGACCCGTACTCATTGCAGACGGGGGAGATGTAGAACTCTATGATGTAGAAGGCGATCGCGTTAAAGTTGTACTGCAAGGTGCTTGCGGTTCCTGTTCTAGTAGTACAGCAACTCTAAAAATTGCGATCGAAGCCAGATTACAAGATCGTGTCAGCAAGAGCCTTGTAGTCGAAGCAGTTTAG